The Fimbriimonas ginsengisoli Gsoil 348 genome window below encodes:
- a CDS encoding HNH endonuclease, translating into MRVYVGITDRDWFEMLSAMRPDEVNFWKPGERGSFGSLKQGELFLFKLHSPLNYIVGGGYFVRFVPDLPVSFVWDAFREKNGVRSMGEFLTRIRKYRAGVVDADPKIGSIVLTEPFWFPRDAWIPAPADWPKSTVQGKGFDALDGRGHELVAQVRERLGQPTEPELAIPGDFVRERDRGRERYGEAVRKVRLGQGGFQVEVVEAYERRCALTGEKTLPVLQAAHIVPYSEGGEHEVQNGLLLRSDMHTLFDRGYLTITPDYRVEVSAQIQEQFTNGKLYYSYHGQELRSLPSESRRRPSAEFLQWHNDRVFVP; encoded by the coding sequence GTGCGCGTTTACGTTGGCATCACGGACCGGGATTGGTTTGAGATGCTCTCGGCGATGCGGCCGGATGAGGTGAACTTTTGGAAGCCGGGGGAGCGGGGGTCCTTTGGTTCGCTTAAGCAGGGCGAGCTATTCTTATTCAAGCTTCATTCGCCGTTGAACTACATCGTTGGCGGCGGATACTTCGTGAGGTTTGTGCCGGATCTGCCGGTTTCGTTTGTCTGGGACGCGTTCCGGGAGAAGAACGGGGTTAGGTCGATGGGCGAGTTTCTGACTCGAATCCGGAAGTACCGGGCAGGGGTGGTCGATGCGGATCCAAAGATTGGGAGCATCGTGCTGACGGAGCCGTTCTGGTTTCCCAGGGACGCGTGGATACCGGCGCCGGCGGATTGGCCGAAGAGCACGGTGCAAGGGAAGGGTTTCGATGCGCTGGATGGGCGAGGGCACGAATTGGTAGCCCAAGTCCGCGAACGGCTTGGTCAGCCGACCGAGCCTGAGCTGGCAATTCCGGGCGACTTCGTGCGTGAGCGGGACCGAGGTCGGGAGCGGTATGGCGAGGCGGTTCGCAAGGTGCGTCTTGGGCAGGGCGGTTTTCAAGTCGAAGTCGTCGAGGCATACGAGCGGCGGTGTGCATTGACGGGTGAGAAGACATTGCCGGTGCTGCAGGCGGCGCACATCGTGCCGTATTCCGAGGGTGGGGAGCACGAGGTGCAGAACGGGCTTCTACTTCGATCCGATATGCACACGCTGTTCGACCGGGGGTATTTGACGATAACGCCCGATTACCGCGTCGAGGTGAGCGCGCAGATTCAGGAGCAGTTTACAAACGGGAAGCTGTACTACAGCTATCACGGTCAGGAGCTGCGGTCGTTGCCGTCCGAGTCGCGAAGACGGCCGTCGGCGGAGTTCCTACAGTGGCACAACGACCGCGTGTTTGTACCATAG
- a CDS encoding REP-associated tyrosine transposase encodes MACEARRKPVLAEPEFTDSCAANLARAAVENGCIVPIYTILPDHVHVLIMGAEDSSQPKKAMERFKYLSGTWLFHKRPGVAWQDDFHDRNIRSSDDWPNHVRYIALNPVRAGLCENIKDWPFTGSIGTDLDEILDTTI; translated from the coding sequence ATGGCATGCGAGGCCCGGCGAAAGCCGGTGCTTGCGGAGCCCGAATTCACCGACTCCTGCGCGGCGAATCTCGCACGGGCGGCTGTGGAAAACGGTTGCATCGTCCCGATCTACACGATCTTGCCGGATCACGTGCACGTCCTGATCATGGGCGCGGAGGACTCGAGTCAACCAAAGAAAGCCATGGAGCGGTTTAAGTATCTCTCAGGAACTTGGCTCTTCCATAAGAGACCTGGGGTCGCTTGGCAAGACGATTTCCACGATCGTAACATCCGCTCCTCCGACGATTGGCCGAACCATGTCCGATACATCGCCTTGAACCCCGTTCGCGCCGGTCTCTGCGAGAACATTAAGGATTGGCCATTCACCGGTTCCATCGGCACCGACCTGGACGAGATCCTTGACACGACCATTTGA
- a CDS encoding glycoside hydrolase family 25 protein: protein MTENRSFTIRIAITNSVAVAGLLGSFCAVLFALRSESERHRLEVLHVTELEKARSAEAIVAALQEKNRELQKKNDQLIAANLKIRKAQQSSARVANKVGEVLPYLTHTQPRLAQELSDAVSNLPLPPNKPGGNHGPIGIDMNHWDIDGAPRRTPLTVERVEAALKHLKSRGVCFAFIKATEGVTFTDPTFDINWAAAGRAGILRGAYHYLSFQTSGADQARHMYEVVQPQPSDLPLLVGVEPGRVDKRLDSFRSKAGILKSFVREIEKLSNRKVIIAGPRDLCAFLADDPDLKANLRWTGSTGYWGGHSHTGATGKRVSCDFEQYSRAGQMEGLSKKLHLEVFNGSLDQLRALTSR from the coding sequence ATGACTGAAAATCGATCCTTTACAATACGAATTGCGATAACTAACTCTGTTGCTGTCGCAGGCTTGCTGGGATCTTTCTGTGCAGTTCTCTTTGCTCTCAGGAGCGAGTCGGAGCGCCATCGCCTAGAGGTCCTCCACGTAACTGAGCTGGAGAAGGCCAGGTCCGCCGAAGCGATCGTCGCCGCTCTACAGGAGAAGAACCGGGAGTTGCAAAAGAAGAATGATCAGCTAATTGCGGCCAATCTCAAGATTCGTAAAGCCCAACAGTCTTCTGCACGCGTCGCAAACAAGGTAGGAGAAGTATTGCCTTACCTGACACATACACAGCCCCGCCTTGCCCAGGAACTTAGTGACGCCGTCTCTAATCTGCCGTTGCCTCCCAACAAACCAGGTGGAAACCACGGACCCATTGGAATAGATATGAACCATTGGGACATCGATGGTGCTCCTAGGCGTACCCCTTTGACTGTTGAACGTGTAGAAGCTGCTTTGAAACACCTCAAGTCGCGAGGTGTTTGTTTTGCGTTCATTAAGGCCACGGAGGGTGTAACGTTTACAGATCCAACTTTTGATATTAACTGGGCTGCAGCAGGTCGTGCCGGAATTCTGAGGGGTGCCTACCACTACCTCTCGTTCCAGACCTCGGGGGCGGACCAAGCCCGCCATATGTATGAGGTTGTGCAGCCTCAGCCATCAGACCTCCCGCTGCTGGTCGGTGTGGAACCGGGTCGCGTCGACAAGCGGCTCGATAGTTTTCGATCGAAAGCCGGCATCCTTAAATCCTTTGTTCGGGAGATTGAGAAGCTTAGCAACCGAAAGGTGATAATTGCGGGGCCTCGAGATCTGTGCGCTTTCTTGGCAGACGATCCAGATCTAAAAGCGAATCTGAGGTGGACGGGCTCAACGGGTTACTGGGGTGGACATTCTCACACGGGCGCAACTGGCAAACGCGTGTCCTGTGATTTCGAGCAGTACTCGCGGGCGGGTCAGATGGAAGGACTTAGCAAGAAACTACACTTGGAAGTATTCAATGGCTCACTGGACCAGCTTAGAGCCCTCACTTCTCGTTGA
- a CDS encoding Spy/CpxP family protein refolding chaperone, translating to MRNSILSLLFVAASALAGAQSLPSAPHLDLAHRGTFLLNDPKIQAQIGLSSAQEASYKRIMQTLSERQSKLFQSATPDNKAIMVADRVASDDVLKTLTADQRAKLMKASVKAAGYTALVAPDVAAKLKLKPAQVNRIRAILNKADEPIEELESIVAEQVSKDPKHAEEVEKSYRAERKRRAKNQLADQEKSLKVLTPAQKQAWLALTN from the coding sequence ATGCGAAACTCGATTCTTTCCCTTCTGTTCGTCGCCGCGTCGGCCCTGGCCGGCGCCCAGTCGCTCCCCTCCGCTCCGCACCTGGACCTGGCGCACCGCGGCACTTTTCTGCTGAACGACCCCAAGATCCAGGCGCAGATCGGGCTCAGCTCGGCTCAGGAAGCAAGCTACAAGCGGATCATGCAGACGCTGTCCGAACGGCAATCGAAGCTGTTTCAGTCCGCGACGCCGGATAACAAGGCGATCATGGTCGCCGACCGCGTGGCGAGCGACGACGTCTTGAAGACCCTGACCGCGGACCAGCGGGCGAAGCTGATGAAGGCATCGGTTAAGGCCGCCGGGTACACCGCGCTGGTGGCGCCCGACGTGGCCGCTAAGCTGAAGCTGAAGCCGGCCCAAGTGAACCGGATCCGTGCGATCTTGAACAAGGCGGACGAGCCGATCGAAGAGCTGGAGTCGATCGTCGCCGAGCAAGTTTCCAAGGACCCGAAGCACGCCGAGGAAGTAGAGAAAAGCTACCGTGCCGAGCGAAAGCGCCGCGCGAAGAACCAGCTAGCCGACCAGGAGAAGTCCCTGAAAGTGCTAACCCCCGCCCAGAAGCAAGCCTGGCTCGCACTGACGAACTAG
- the trpA gene encoding tryptophan synthase subunit alpha produces MSKLHDRFDALRGRGEKGLVLFLTAGDQPLEELPAIVDALTEGGADVIEIGIPFSDPFGEGPTIQASSQRALDNGATTRSILDAVGRITAAVPIVTMGYYNPVLRFGLAEFALASAKAGASGTIISDLVPDEADAWCEASAAAGIDTIFLVAPTSTEERIHEVAERTTGFVYAVSRTGVTGAENQVPADVRGLVERIKRETDKPVCVGFGISKPEHVRMVCQVADGAVVGSFLVNLLHQKWNGGSGRAEVVQAVRELKAATTA; encoded by the coding sequence GTGTCCAAGCTTCATGACCGGTTCGATGCGCTTCGGGGGCGGGGGGAGAAGGGGCTTGTCCTCTTTCTGACGGCGGGAGACCAGCCGCTCGAGGAGCTTCCGGCGATCGTCGACGCGCTCACGGAAGGTGGGGCCGACGTAATCGAGATCGGGATCCCGTTCAGCGATCCGTTCGGCGAGGGGCCGACGATCCAGGCGAGCAGCCAGCGAGCGCTGGACAACGGCGCGACCACTCGCTCGATTTTGGATGCGGTAGGCCGCATCACCGCCGCCGTACCGATCGTGACGATGGGCTATTACAATCCGGTGCTTCGGTTCGGCCTGGCCGAGTTCGCGTTAGCGAGCGCCAAGGCGGGGGCGTCGGGGACGATCATCAGCGACCTGGTTCCGGATGAAGCGGACGCTTGGTGCGAGGCGAGCGCGGCGGCCGGGATCGACACGATCTTCTTGGTAGCGCCGACGAGCACGGAGGAGCGGATTCACGAGGTGGCGGAGCGGACGACGGGGTTCGTCTACGCGGTATCGCGGACAGGGGTGACGGGAGCCGAGAACCAGGTTCCGGCCGACGTGCGGGGGCTAGTCGAGCGGATCAAGCGGGAGACGGATAAACCGGTGTGCGTTGGCTTCGGAATCTCCAAACCCGAGCACGTCCGGATGGTATGCCAAGTGGCCGACGGGGCCGTGGTCGGAAGCTTCCTAGTCAACCTGCTTCACCAGAAATGGAACGGCGGCTCGGGCCGCGCGGAAGTCGTGCAGGCGGTCCGAGAATTGAAGGCCGCGACAACTGCGTAG
- a CDS encoding ankyrin repeat domain-containing protein — translation MKSGIGKTPRSWMMSESLSRRSLCRWTAGAAAGSLAGLGLAQEPAKTPTPVEAPFTRDYAAPEFQPRWKKPQLNRLMVQDFVIYAHSDLEMTKKLLDREPLLVNGFMDWGAGDWESGLGGASHMGRHDIVELLLERGARIDIFCATMMGQLEAVKSFLTLQPHLIDSRGPHGFTLHFHAQLAGKDADKMVDYLQSVKKIELKPNPFVQKPPPA, via the coding sequence ATGAAGTCTGGTATCGGGAAGACCCCGAGGAGTTGGATGATGTCCGAATCGCTATCCCGTCGCTCTCTTTGCCGCTGGACCGCCGGTGCGGCGGCTGGCTCCCTCGCCGGGCTTGGCCTTGCTCAGGAACCGGCCAAGACGCCCACCCCGGTCGAGGCCCCGTTCACCCGCGACTACGCCGCCCCCGAATTCCAGCCGCGCTGGAAGAAGCCGCAGCTCAACCGGCTGATGGTCCAAGACTTCGTCATCTACGCCCACTCCGACCTGGAGATGACCAAGAAGCTACTCGACCGCGAGCCGCTCCTCGTCAACGGGTTCATGGACTGGGGCGCCGGCGACTGGGAATCCGGCCTCGGAGGCGCTTCCCACATGGGCCGCCACGACATCGTCGAGCTCCTGCTGGAGCGAGGTGCCCGCATCGACATCTTCTGCGCCACCATGATGGGCCAGCTCGAAGCGGTGAAATCGTTCCTCACCCTCCAACCCCACCTCATCGACTCCCGAGGCCCCCACGGCTTCACCCTCCACTTCCACGCCCAGCTCGCCGGTAAAGACGCGGACAAGATGGTGGATTACTTGCAATCGGTCAAAAAGATCGAGCTAAAACCGAACCCGTTCGTGCAGAAGCCGCCGCCTGCCTAG